In one window of Helianthus annuus cultivar XRQ/B chromosome 17, HanXRQr2.0-SUNRISE, whole genome shotgun sequence DNA:
- the LOC110923899 gene encoding uncharacterized protein LOC110923899, producing MKTHQARPTGSLAIPEANVVSNDDTKDSGRKWGRGRGRGHFGKGNGHNHSFKGNNNFRGNSHGLGRGRGRNQRTPNYHTPQNSNSNQYNKRNEAGRSENNGTSCFKCGSTNHWSKACHTPSHLCELYQASLKRKEKEVNHVDNFNDINSN from the coding sequence ATGAAAACTCATCAAGCTCGTCCCACTGGATCATTAGCCATTCCAGAAGCAAATGTTGTTAGTAATGATGATACTAAAGACTCTGGAAGAAAATGGGGACGAGGCCGTGGTCGTGGCCATTTTGGTAAAGGTAATGGTCACAACCATTCCTTCAAAGGAAATAATAATTTCCGAGGTAATTCCCATGGTCTTGGACGTGGTCGTGGTCGAAATCAAAGAACCCCCAATTACCACACTCCACAAAATAGCAATTCCAACCAGTATAACAAAAGGAATGAAGCTGGTAGGTCCGAAAACAATGGCACttcttgtttcaaatgtggaagTACAAATCATTGGTCAAAGGCTTGTCATACACCTTCACATTTGTGTGAACTTTACCAAGCCTCtctcaaaagaaaagaaaaggaggtGAACcatgtggataattttaatgataTCAACTCAAACTGA
- the LOC110923900 gene encoding uncharacterized protein LOC110923900: MANIAKIEFPALNITGENYMPWTAHVKRHLKSVDVLETITAGNKCSDQDKAKADVFLHKHIDEMLQFEYSNCEDPCVLWEDLKSRFDHQREVLLPTARDEWNNLRFQDFKKVNEYTSALFRICSTLRFCGQTVTEEDMLEKTFSTFHASNINLQQ; this comes from the coding sequence ATGGCAAACATCGCAAAAATTGAATTCCCAGCTCTTAATATCACAGGAGAAAATTATATGCCGTGGACGGCACATGTTAAGCGACATCTCAAATCAGTGGATGTTTTGGAAACGATAACGGCAGGGAATAAATGTAGCGATCAAGACAAGGCAAAAGCCGATGTCTTCCTCCACAAACACATTGATGAGATGTTGCAATTTGAATATTCAAATTGTGAGGATCCATGTGTTTTGTGGGAAGATTTAAAAAGCAGATTCGATCATCAGAGGGAAGTTTTACTTCCCACTGCTAGAGATGAATGGAACAATCTCAGGTTCCAAGATTTTAAAAAGGTGAATGAATACACCTCTGCTTTGTTCAGAATATGCTCAACACTCCGATTCTGTGGGCAAACTGTTACGGAGGAAGATATGTTGGAGAAAACTTTCTCCACATTTCATGCATCAAATATAAACTTGCAACAATAA